A single genomic interval of Microbacterium oleivorans harbors:
- the dapE gene encoding succinyl-diaminopimelate desuccinylase: MPELDLSVSSADLTRAICDIPSVSDDETTLADAIFGAVSALPHLEVFRDGDTIVARTRLGRAQRVVIAGHIDTVPVNANLPVREIVEDGDTLLWGRGTVDMKAGVAVQLKLAGELVDPRVDITWMWYDHEEVAAELNGLTRLAATRPDLFDGDFAILGEPSNGAVEGGCNGNLRVLVRTRGVRAHSARAWIGENAIHGAAAILQRLAEHTPADVEVEGLVYREGLNAVRISGGVAGNVIPDLCEVEVNYRFAPSRSTDEAVAIVTRFFEGFEVEVVDLAGGARPGLDAPLAREFVAAVGAEPRPKYGWTDVARFSALGVPAVNYGPGDPSLAHHDEERVPVAQIEAVERGLRAWLSAP; the protein is encoded by the coding sequence ATGCCCGAGCTCGATCTCTCCGTCTCCAGTGCCGATCTGACCCGAGCGATCTGCGACATCCCGAGCGTGTCGGACGACGAGACGACTCTCGCCGACGCGATCTTCGGCGCGGTCTCGGCACTGCCCCACCTCGAGGTGTTCCGCGACGGCGACACGATCGTCGCGCGCACGCGCCTGGGCCGGGCGCAGCGCGTCGTCATCGCCGGACACATCGACACCGTTCCGGTCAACGCGAATCTGCCCGTCCGCGAGATCGTCGAAGACGGCGACACACTGCTCTGGGGGAGGGGCACCGTCGACATGAAGGCGGGTGTCGCGGTGCAGCTGAAGCTCGCGGGCGAGCTGGTCGACCCCCGGGTCGACATCACCTGGATGTGGTACGACCACGAAGAGGTCGCCGCCGAGCTGAACGGTCTGACACGGTTGGCGGCGACCCGACCCGACCTCTTCGACGGGGACTTCGCCATCCTGGGTGAGCCCTCGAACGGTGCGGTCGAGGGCGGGTGCAACGGCAATCTGCGCGTGCTCGTGCGCACCCGCGGTGTCCGGGCGCACAGCGCACGCGCGTGGATCGGCGAGAACGCCATCCACGGCGCCGCGGCGATCCTGCAGCGGCTCGCCGAGCACACGCCCGCCGACGTCGAGGTGGAGGGGCTGGTCTACCGCGAGGGTCTCAACGCCGTACGGATCTCGGGCGGCGTCGCCGGCAACGTCATCCCGGACCTGTGCGAGGTGGAGGTGAACTACCGTTTCGCCCCCAGCCGCAGCACGGATGAGGCCGTCGCGATCGTCACACGGTTCTTCGAGGGATTCGAGGTCGAGGTCGTCGATCTGGCCGGGGGAGCGCGTCCCGGTCTCGATGCACCTCTGGCGCGGGAGTTCGTCGCCGCGGTGGGCGCGGAGCCGCGTCCGAAGTACGGCTGGACCGATGTCGCCCGTTTCTCGGCCCTCGGCGTGCCGGCCGTCAACTACGGGCCGGGCGACCCGTCACTCGCGCACCACGACGAGGAGCGCGTCCCGGTGGCGCAGATCGAGGCGGTCGAACGCGGCCTGCGGGCATGGCTCTCCGCCCCGTGA
- the dapD gene encoding 2,3,4,5-tetrahydropyridine-2,6-dicarboxylate N-succinyltransferase: MSERWAWGVGLATSSSDGTTLDTWFPEPAPGTPTAGDIAAAMATWAPLAADDERRGVSVEAVSVTIDLDTAPASTSDAYLRLHLLSHRLAAPNTINLDGVFGHLPIVAWTTAGPMHPDEATRRRPLLQREGVQVHGLDKFPRLLDYVTPSGVRIADASRVRLGAHLASGTTVMHEGFVNFNAGTLGASMVEGRISQGVVVGDGSDIGGGASIMGTLSGGGSHRVSIGRRTLLGANAGIGISLGDDCVVEAGLYVTAGSKIVLADEAPTASGARPTVKGAELSGRDGILFRRNSLTGAVEAVRRAGAGVTLNEALHA, encoded by the coding sequence ATGAGCGAACGGTGGGCATGGGGCGTGGGACTCGCGACCTCCAGCAGCGACGGCACGACACTCGACACCTGGTTCCCGGAGCCTGCGCCGGGAACGCCCACGGCGGGCGACATCGCCGCTGCGATGGCCACGTGGGCGCCGCTCGCGGCGGACGACGAGCGACGCGGCGTGTCGGTCGAGGCCGTCTCGGTGACGATCGATCTCGACACCGCCCCCGCCTCCACCTCGGACGCGTACCTGCGTCTGCACCTGCTGTCGCACCGTCTCGCGGCACCGAACACCATCAATCTCGACGGCGTCTTCGGACACCTGCCCATCGTCGCCTGGACGACCGCCGGCCCCATGCACCCCGACGAGGCAACGCGCCGGCGTCCGCTGCTGCAGCGCGAGGGCGTCCAGGTGCACGGTCTCGACAAGTTCCCGCGACTCCTCGACTACGTCACCCCGTCGGGCGTCCGCATCGCCGACGCCTCGCGGGTGCGCTTGGGCGCACACCTCGCATCCGGCACCACCGTCATGCACGAAGGCTTCGTCAACTTCAATGCCGGCACGCTGGGGGCTTCCATGGTCGAGGGCCGCATCTCGCAGGGGGTCGTGGTCGGGGACGGCAGCGACATCGGCGGCGGCGCATCGATCATGGGCACGCTCTCGGGTGGCGGCAGCCACCGCGTCTCGATCGGACGCCGCACCCTGCTGGGAGCGAACGCCGGCATCGGCATCTCCCTCGGCGACGACTGCGTCGTCGAGGCGGGCTTGTACGTGACCGCGGGATCGAAGATCGTGCTCGCCGACGAAGCGCCGACTGCGTCCGGAGCACGCCCGACCGTCAAGGGGGCAGAGCTCTCCGGCCGCGACGGCATACTGTTCCGCCGCAACTCCCTCACGGGCGCGGTCGAGGCCGTCCGTCGCGCGGGTGCGGGCGTGACGCTGAACGAGGCGCTGCACGCCTGA
- a CDS encoding L-lactate permease: MWMQTTDPLGSLVVSALVAAIPIVVFLVALVGLRLSGIRAGLIALVAQIAVAALGFGMPVSAMAGAGLLGLLTALWPIAYIIVMAVWLYKLAVASGRFDVIRSSIGGISRDQRIQVLLISFSFGAFLEGAAGFGVPIAICAALLVQLGFRPVKAAMISLVANAGAGAYGAIGIPVIVGAQVSGLEVHELSRALVLVLQPLTLLIPFLLVVILDGLRGLRETWPATLLLTVVFSGVQAGVLWFLGPELADLSSGLAGMVALFLLGRIWQPRRIHREPGAPEPEERRIGLGEVVAAWSPFYILTAVILVWSLPPFKALFAAGGPLAALAPVLPMPGLTGSILTPSGDVVTAAWSFTPINATGTAILLAVLVSFWTTPQLRAADLVGTLRATIRELWPALVLIAIILVLANIANHSGGSASMGAALAAVGPLFPVLAPIIGWIGVFLTGSVVNNNTLFAPLQVATAERLAVDPALLVGANTAGGTAAKVISPQSIAIAAGAVGLAGRESEILRASIWYSVGILAFLCAWSGLLSIVLAA; encoded by the coding sequence ATGTGGATGCAGACGACCGACCCGCTCGGATCGCTCGTCGTCTCGGCGCTGGTGGCCGCGATCCCGATCGTCGTCTTCCTCGTCGCTCTCGTCGGCCTCCGCCTGAGCGGCATCCGTGCTGGCCTGATCGCACTCGTCGCGCAGATCGCTGTCGCGGCCCTCGGTTTCGGCATGCCCGTGTCGGCGATGGCGGGGGCGGGGCTGCTCGGCCTGCTCACGGCGCTCTGGCCCATCGCCTACATCATCGTCATGGCCGTGTGGCTCTACAAGCTCGCCGTCGCGAGCGGACGCTTCGATGTGATCCGCTCGTCCATCGGCGGCATCTCACGCGACCAGCGCATCCAGGTGCTGTTGATCAGCTTCTCGTTCGGTGCGTTCCTCGAGGGGGCCGCCGGGTTCGGCGTGCCGATCGCGATCTGCGCAGCGCTTCTGGTGCAGTTGGGCTTCCGCCCGGTCAAGGCGGCCATGATCTCCCTCGTGGCCAATGCGGGAGCGGGGGCCTACGGGGCGATCGGCATCCCCGTGATCGTCGGCGCGCAGGTGAGCGGGCTCGAGGTGCACGAACTGTCGCGCGCGCTGGTGCTCGTGCTGCAGCCGTTGACGCTGCTGATCCCCTTCTTGCTGGTGGTGATCCTCGACGGTCTGCGGGGCCTGCGCGAGACCTGGCCGGCGACACTGCTGCTGACGGTCGTCTTCAGCGGGGTGCAGGCGGGGGTGTTGTGGTTCCTCGGGCCGGAGCTCGCCGACCTCAGCTCAGGGCTGGCGGGAATGGTCGCCCTGTTCCTTCTCGGACGCATCTGGCAGCCGCGTCGTATCCACCGCGAACCGGGAGCCCCCGAGCCGGAGGAGCGCCGGATCGGCCTCGGCGAGGTCGTGGCGGCGTGGAGTCCGTTCTACATCCTCACGGCGGTGATCCTGGTCTGGAGCCTGCCGCCGTTCAAAGCGCTGTTCGCCGCCGGTGGTCCGCTCGCCGCGCTGGCACCCGTGCTGCCGATGCCCGGTCTGACCGGCAGCATCCTGACTCCGTCCGGCGACGTCGTCACCGCGGCCTGGAGCTTCACCCCGATCAACGCCACGGGGACGGCCATCCTGCTGGCGGTGCTGGTGTCGTTCTGGACGACGCCGCAGCTGCGCGCCGCCGATCTCGTGGGCACGCTGCGCGCGACGATCCGCGAGCTCTGGCCCGCGCTCGTCCTGATCGCGATCATCCTCGTTCTCGCGAACATCGCGAACCACTCGGGCGGGTCCGCGTCGATGGGTGCCGCGCTGGCTGCGGTCGGTCCGCTCTTCCCGGTGCTCGCTCCGATCATCGGCTGGATCGGGGTGTTCCTCACGGGGTCGGTGGTCAACAACAACACGCTGTTCGCGCCGCTCCAGGTCGCCACGGCCGAGCGCCTCGCGGTGGATCCCGCCCTGCTCGTCGGCGCGAACACCGCCGGCGGCACCGCGGCCAAGGTCATCTCGCCGCAGTCGATAGCGATCGCGGCGGGGGCGGTCGGCTTGGCCGGTCGCGAGTCCGAGATCCTCCGAGCCTCGATCTGGTACAGCGTCGGGATACTGGCCTTCCTCTGCGCGTGGAGCGGCTTGCTCTCGATCGTGCTCGCCGCGTGA
- the ppk2 gene encoding polyphosphate kinase 2: MAERVPKKLYRAELKRLQAQLVDMQAWVQSTGARIVVIFEGRDAAGKGSTIKRVTEYLNPRVARIVALPAPTERERSQWYFQRYVAHLPAAGEIVLMDRSWYNRAGVERVMGYCTNDEYHRFLHQAPIFERMLVEDGILLLKYWFSVSDVEQEERFRSRNEDPMRRWKLSPNDVLSITKWEDYSRAKDTMFVHTDIPEARWHEVDNEDKRRGRINMIHHLLQQIPYEVVERPEIEIPSRPESGGYDRPPQRPDGYVPDHAATLGDG; encoded by the coding sequence ATGGCCGAACGCGTGCCGAAGAAGCTGTACCGAGCCGAGCTGAAGCGCCTGCAGGCGCAGCTGGTCGACATGCAGGCCTGGGTGCAGAGCACCGGTGCGCGCATCGTCGTCATCTTCGAAGGGCGCGACGCGGCCGGCAAGGGCTCGACGATCAAGCGCGTCACCGAGTACCTCAACCCCCGCGTCGCACGGATCGTCGCGCTGCCCGCCCCGACGGAGCGCGAGCGCTCGCAATGGTACTTCCAGCGGTACGTGGCGCATCTGCCCGCCGCCGGCGAGATCGTGCTGATGGACCGCTCGTGGTACAACCGCGCCGGCGTGGAGCGGGTCATGGGCTACTGCACGAACGACGAATACCACCGCTTCCTCCACCAGGCGCCGATCTTCGAGCGGATGCTGGTGGAGGACGGCATCCTGTTGCTGAAGTACTGGTTCAGCGTCTCGGACGTCGAGCAGGAGGAGCGCTTCCGCTCGCGCAACGAAGATCCGATGCGCCGATGGAAGCTCTCGCCGAACGACGTGCTGTCGATCACGAAGTGGGAGGACTACTCCCGGGCGAAGGACACCATGTTCGTCCACACCGACATCCCCGAGGCGCGCTGGCACGAGGTCGACAACGAGGACAAGCGCCGCGGGCGTATCAACATGATCCACCATCTGCTGCAGCAGATCCCCTACGAGGTCGTCGAGCGTCCCGAGATCGAGATCCCCTCACGTCCCGAGTCGGGCGGCTACGACCGCCCGCCGCAGCGTCCGGACGGATACGTCCCCGACCACGCCGCCACGCTCGGCGACGGCTGA
- a CDS encoding citrate synthase, which yields MNDTGTPQKATVTVGDRTAELPVLTGTAGVPSVDFSTFTKQTGHTSLDYGFVNTAATRSAITYIDGDQGILRYRGYPIEQIAKHSTYLEVAWLLLYGDLPTADELADFDDRIRRHTLLHEDLKRFFSSLPHTAHPMSVLSAATAALSTYYEDQSDPNNPEHVELNTIRLLAKLPVIAAYAHKKSVGQAFLYPDNSLSFVDNFLRLNFGVHAEDYQVNPVVSRALERLLILHEDHEQNASTSTVRLVGSTGANQFSSISAGINALYGPLHGGANEAVLDMLARIRDSGESVERFVERVKNKEDGVKLMGFGHRVYKNYDPRAKLVKESADEVLTELGVVDPLLDLAKELEEIALSDDYFRERRLYPNVDFYTGVIYKAMGFPTRMFTPLFAIGRLPGWLAHWREMQNDPQTKIGRPQQLYVGSPERDYPVS from the coding sequence GTGAACGACACGGGCACCCCGCAGAAGGCCACCGTCACCGTCGGTGACCGCACCGCGGAACTGCCGGTGCTGACAGGGACCGCTGGAGTTCCGAGCGTCGATTTCTCGACGTTCACCAAGCAGACGGGGCACACGAGCCTCGACTACGGCTTCGTGAACACCGCAGCAACGCGCTCCGCCATCACCTACATCGATGGCGACCAGGGCATCCTGCGGTACCGCGGTTACCCCATCGAGCAGATCGCGAAGCACTCCACCTACCTCGAGGTCGCGTGGCTCCTGCTGTACGGCGACCTGCCGACCGCCGACGAGCTCGCCGACTTCGACGACCGCATCCGGCGTCACACGCTCCTGCACGAGGACCTCAAGCGCTTCTTCTCGTCGCTGCCGCACACCGCCCACCCGATGTCGGTGCTCTCGGCGGCCACCGCGGCTCTGTCGACGTATTACGAGGACCAGTCCGACCCGAACAACCCCGAGCACGTGGAGCTGAACACGATCCGGCTGCTGGCGAAGCTTCCGGTCATCGCGGCCTACGCCCACAAGAAGAGCGTCGGCCAGGCCTTCCTGTACCCCGACAATTCGCTGAGCTTCGTCGACAACTTCCTGCGGCTCAACTTCGGTGTGCACGCCGAGGACTATCAGGTGAACCCGGTGGTCTCGCGCGCGCTCGAGCGGCTGCTCATCCTCCACGAGGATCACGAGCAGAACGCGTCCACCTCCACGGTCCGCCTGGTCGGCTCGACCGGGGCGAACCAGTTCTCATCGATCTCCGCGGGCATCAACGCGCTCTACGGCCCGCTCCACGGCGGTGCGAACGAGGCCGTGCTCGACATGTTGGCGCGCATCCGTGATTCCGGCGAGAGCGTCGAGCGGTTCGTCGAGCGGGTCAAGAACAAGGAGGACGGTGTCAAGCTCATGGGCTTCGGACACCGCGTCTACAAGAACTACGACCCGCGCGCCAAGCTGGTCAAGGAGTCGGCCGACGAGGTGCTCACCGAGCTCGGTGTCGTCGATCCGCTGCTCGACCTCGCGAAGGAGCTCGAGGAGATCGCTCTGAGCGACGACTACTTCCGCGAGCGACGCCTGTATCCCAATGTCGACTTCTACACCGGCGTGATCTACAAGGCGATGGGCTTCCCCACGCGGATGTTCACGCCGCTGTTCGCAATCGGTCGCCTTCCCGGGTGGCTCGCGCACTGGCGTGAGATGCAGAACGACCCGCAGACGAAGATCGGTCGTCCGCAGCAGCTGTACGTGGGCTCGCCCGAACGCGACTACCCGGTCTCCTGA